From Alkalibacter saccharofermentans DSM 14828, the proteins below share one genomic window:
- the nusB gene encoding transcription antitermination factor NusB, translating to MSRKFARELVLKIAYQMNFEEGGHLINATEAIDRYRDMVEEPKYQELTDSDREFIEEILKGIDSNREVLDERINEHLINWTLDRLNIIDSAMMRIAAYEILFLKDTPKAIVINEALNLVSKFGDEKSTKYINAVLDNLESNEE from the coding sequence ATGAGTAGAAAATTTGCTAGAGAGCTGGTGTTAAAGATAGCTTATCAAATGAACTTTGAAGAGGGAGGTCATCTGATAAATGCGACAGAAGCTATCGATAGGTACAGGGACATGGTGGAGGAACCGAAATATCAGGAATTGACGGATAGCGACCGGGAGTTTATCGAAGAAATATTAAAGGGCATAGACTCCAACAGGGAGGTGTTGGACGAAAGGATCAATGAACATTTAATCAACTGGACCTTGGACAGGCTTAATATAATAGATTCCGCCATGATGAGAATCGCCGCCTATGAGATTTTGTTCCTGAAAGATACCCCAAAGGCCATAGTCATCAATGAAGCACTTAATTTGGTTTCCAAGTTTGGGGACGAAAAATCCACTAAATACATAAATGCAGTTTTGGACAATCTAGAATCAAATGAAGAGTAA
- the xseA gene encoding exodeoxyribonuclease VII large subunit: MRQRVLSVSKLTKYIKSIFDNDVILKNVIVEGEISNYKLHSSGHAYFSVKDDESRLNCVMFKNAAASSPSIGDGDKVILHGNISVYEKNGQYQLYVQKCEKKGLGDLYVEFEKLKSELESLGWFDPLKKKKIPMVPKKIGVVTSPTGAAIRDMISVISRRFPNVEIYIMPVSVQGREAPGEISAGIDIFNVMNEVDVVIIGRGGGSIEELWAFNERIVAESIHNSIIPVVSAVGHETDFTISDFTADLRAPTPSAAGELVVPSLAELKDKLMSFEKRLSKDMLSQLAISKEMLIRLRGNYFFSKPEMFYSGHTQTLDIMKTDLERSVMKVIDLKKTLLEGYRSELKGMNPENVLKRGYAVIKGAKGEYIGSIDQVSPGENVEIVFKDGTAISKILSKG; this comes from the coding sequence ATGAGGCAAAGGGTTTTGAGCGTCAGCAAATTGACAAAATATATAAAGAGCATATTTGATAACGACGTGATATTAAAAAATGTAATCGTAGAAGGGGAAATATCCAATTACAAATTACATTCTTCAGGGCATGCTTACTTTTCAGTTAAAGATGATGAGAGCAGGCTGAATTGCGTGATGTTTAAAAATGCAGCAGCATCATCTCCAAGCATCGGTGATGGAGACAAAGTGATTTTACATGGGAATATTTCCGTTTATGAAAAAAACGGTCAGTATCAGCTTTACGTGCAAAAGTGCGAAAAAAAGGGCCTTGGAGATTTGTATGTGGAGTTTGAAAAACTAAAATCTGAGCTTGAATCTCTGGGATGGTTCGATCCCTTGAAAAAAAAGAAGATTCCAATGGTACCTAAAAAAATCGGCGTTGTCACCTCGCCTACAGGGGCGGCCATTAGGGACATGATTTCAGTTATAAGCAGAAGATTTCCCAACGTTGAAATTTATATAATGCCGGTTTCTGTGCAAGGAAGAGAAGCTCCTGGTGAAATATCTGCCGGTATCGATATTTTCAATGTCATGAATGAAGTAGATGTAGTGATTATTGGACGAGGTGGAGGATCTATTGAGGAGTTGTGGGCTTTTAATGAAAGGATTGTAGCAGAAAGCATACATAATTCCATCATACCTGTAGTCAGTGCCGTCGGTCATGAGACGGATTTTACTATCAGTGATTTTACAGCAGATCTAAGGGCTCCCACACCTTCGGCGGCGGGTGAATTGGTGGTTCCTTCTCTAGCAGAGCTGAAAGACAAATTAATGTCTTTTGAAAAGAGACTTTCAAAGGATATGCTGTCACAGCTCGCCATCAGTAAAGAGATGTTGATCAGGCTGAGAGGAAATTATTTCTTTTCGAAACCGGAAATGTTTTATTCCGGACATACTCAGACCTTGGACATTATGAAAACAGACCTTGAAAGGTCTGTCATGAAGGTGATTGACCTAAAAAAGACTTTGTTGGAAGGTTATCGTTCCGAGCTTAAGGGGATGAATCCTGAAAATGTACTTAAGAGGGGTTATGCAGTTATAAAGGGTGCAAAAGGAGAGTATATCGGAAGCATAGATCAGGTATCGCCAGGTGAGAATGTGGAAATAGTTTTTAAAGACGGAACGGCGATATCAAAAATATTGAGCAAAGGATAG
- the xseB gene encoding exodeoxyribonuclease VII small subunit: MKKTAFEDNIKRIEEIIGYIEGNQVSLDESVKYFEEGMKLIKECESKLETTKKKVVKLVSKDGEMTEEPLDEGEENGV, translated from the coding sequence ATGAAAAAAACTGCTTTTGAAGACAATATTAAACGAATAGAGGAGATCATCGGATACATAGAGGGAAACCAGGTGTCTTTAGATGAGAGCGTTAAGTATTTTGAGGAAGGCATGAAGCTTATAAAGGAATGCGAAAGTAAGCTAGAGACCACAAAGAAGAAGGTAGTTAAGCTGGTTTCCAAGGACGGAGAGATGACTGAAGAGCCCCTTGACGAAGGAGAAGAAAATGGAGTTTAA
- a CDS encoding polyprenyl synthetase family protein, producing the protein MEFKSEYKRRQDEVERGLEDQMEILEGKIPSELYKSMSYSLMAGGKRLRPVMLLEFSKFGSWDYKKAMPLACAMEMIHTYSLVHDDLPAMDNDDLRRGKPTNHKVYGENIAILAGDGLLNYSYETMIEGMASENPGYVLALREISRAAGVKGMIGGQVDDIKNEDVNIDIKTLDSINERKTGALIKASVLSGAYFSELDQDKIKNLEAYSDKMGLAFQIVDDILDVTGDVEKTGKKSGKDLENKKTTYPSVYGIEKSRKIVDGLYEKALINLKKAEADTEFLVKLTSFLCSRDY; encoded by the coding sequence ATGGAGTTTAAGAGCGAATACAAAAGAAGGCAGGATGAGGTGGAGCGAGGGCTTGAAGATCAGATGGAAATACTCGAAGGCAAGATACCCTCTGAACTCTACAAGTCCATGAGCTATAGCCTGATGGCGGGAGGAAAGCGGCTGAGACCTGTAATGTTACTGGAATTTTCAAAATTCGGAAGCTGGGATTATAAAAAAGCGATGCCACTTGCTTGTGCTATGGAAATGATACATACCTACTCTCTGGTCCATGACGACCTTCCAGCGATGGACAATGACGATCTTCGTAGAGGAAAACCTACTAACCACAAGGTTTATGGCGAAAATATTGCAATCTTAGCAGGAGACGGGTTGCTAAATTACTCTTACGAGACAATGATAGAGGGAATGGCATCGGAGAATCCCGGCTATGTGCTGGCGCTAAGGGAGATTTCAAGAGCTGCGGGAGTCAAGGGGATGATAGGTGGGCAAGTGGATGATATTAAAAACGAAGATGTGAATATAGATATAAAAACCTTGGACAGCATCAACGAAAGAAAAACCGGGGCGCTTATAAAAGCTTCTGTTCTATCCGGAGCCTATTTTTCTGAGCTGGACCAAGATAAAATAAAAAACCTGGAAGCATACAGCGACAAAATGGGATTGGCGTTTCAGATAGTAGATGACATTCTCGACGTGACAGGAGATGTGGAAAAAACCGGAAAGAAATCAGGGAAGGACTTGGAGAATAAAAAAACTACTTATCCATCGGTTTATGGCATAGAAAAAAGCAGGAAAATCGTGGACGGGCTCTATGAGAAAGCTTTGATCAACTTAAAAAAAGCTGAAGCCGATACCGAGTTTTTGGTTAAATTGACCAGTTTTTTGTGTAGCCGGGATTACTGA
- a CDS encoding TlyA family RNA methyltransferase — protein MVRLDVYLHDNGFFESREQAKRNIMAGNVSINGHTADKAGTSVKEGDQIQVKQKDCPYVSRGGLKLEKAIGVFGLDLQGKTAMDVGASTGGFTDCMLANGAKKVFAIDVGYGQLDWKLRTDSRVVSLERKNFRHMEFEEVGEKVDFLVMDVSFISVTKLVDKIKLFLKPKGQGVVLIKPQFEAGKDKVGKHGIVKDPGIHKEVIERITGYFSHNELTPKGIDYSPIKGAKGNIEYLLWVEHMGISEEKNQDYADKAIQNAFNNL, from the coding sequence ATGGTTAGATTGGATGTTTATCTCCATGATAATGGATTTTTTGAAAGCAGGGAACAAGCCAAGAGGAATATAATGGCGGGAAATGTAAGCATAAATGGTCATACTGCAGACAAGGCGGGCACTTCAGTCAAAGAAGGGGACCAAATACAGGTTAAGCAAAAGGATTGTCCATATGTCAGCAGGGGCGGGCTTAAACTTGAAAAGGCAATAGGAGTTTTCGGATTGGATCTCCAGGGAAAAACAGCAATGGATGTAGGGGCTTCAACAGGAGGATTCACAGATTGCATGCTTGCAAATGGAGCTAAAAAGGTATTTGCAATAGACGTAGGTTACGGTCAATTGGACTGGAAACTAAGAACTGACTCCAGGGTGGTATCGTTGGAGAGGAAAAATTTCAGACACATGGAATTTGAAGAAGTTGGAGAAAAAGTAGATTTCCTGGTTATGGATGTTTCCTTCATATCGGTTACCAAGCTGGTTGATAAAATCAAGCTTTTCTTAAAGCCCAAAGGTCAGGGCGTGGTGCTGATCAAACCTCAGTTTGAAGCGGGTAAGGATAAAGTCGGCAAGCACGGCATAGTAAAAGACCCAGGGATACATAAGGAGGTAATCGAAAGAATAACAGGTTATTTTTCTCATAACGAATTAACTCCGAAAGGCATTGATTATTCGCCGATCAAAGGAGCGAAAGGAAACATAGAGTACCTTTTATGGGTAGAGCATATGGGGATATCTGAGGAAAAAAATCAAGATTATGCGGATAAAGCGATACAAAATGCATTTAATAATTTATAA
- a CDS encoding NAD(+)/NADH kinase, protein MKNIGLYINTGKSDCFRNARYIIDFLNKNGITVFGAENTKGMIDHPGLVIDEERMFNSTDCIIVLGGDGTILEAVRKTGKNDIPFFGINYGKLGFLAEVEEKDVDMCLEYLLRGCFDIEERMMIDMNIEDLPTDKGFVALNDIVVSRGANTRLIDIKIYGNENLIEEYRADGLIISTPTGSTAYSLSAGGPIIEPSNDSLFIITPICPHSLHNRSIVLDAKKTIRVETESKDKNVVVAVDGQRFLDINQNSIYLKKSDKKVKLIKFKGNNFFEILRRKLSERI, encoded by the coding sequence ATGAAAAACATTGGATTGTACATAAACACCGGTAAAAGCGACTGTTTTCGCAATGCCAGGTATATTATAGATTTTCTCAATAAAAACGGCATCACTGTTTTTGGAGCTGAGAACACAAAAGGAATGATCGATCATCCGGGACTTGTCATCGACGAAGAGCGGATGTTCAATTCTACAGATTGCATTATAGTGCTTGGTGGCGACGGAACCATTTTGGAAGCCGTAAGAAAAACAGGAAAGAATGACATACCGTTTTTTGGAATCAATTACGGGAAACTAGGTTTTTTAGCAGAGGTAGAGGAAAAGGACGTAGACATGTGTCTTGAATACCTGTTGCGAGGGTGCTTCGACATAGAAGAAAGAATGATGATTGATATGAATATCGAAGACTTGCCTACTGATAAGGGATTTGTAGCTCTAAACGACATAGTGGTGAGCAGGGGTGCAAATACTAGGCTTATAGACATAAAAATATACGGGAATGAAAACCTTATAGAGGAGTACAGAGCAGATGGGCTGATCATATCTACTCCTACCGGTTCAACTGCGTATTCCCTTTCAGCCGGAGGGCCGATAATTGAGCCATCCAACGACAGCCTGTTCATAATAACTCCCATATGTCCCCATTCCCTTCATAACAGAAGCATCGTGCTGGATGCTAAGAAGACGATTAGGGTGGAAACGGAATCAAAAGACAAAAATGTAGTGGTAGCAGTTGATGGGCAGAGGTTTTTAGATATCAACCAAAACTCTATTTATTTAAAAAAATCTGATAAAAAAGTGAAGCTGATAAAATTCAAAGGAAACAATTTCTTTGAAATACTAAGGAGAAAGCTATCTGAACGCATATAA